One window of Saprospiraceae bacterium genomic DNA carries:
- a CDS encoding bifunctional nuclease family protein, with protein MSSQDHKLIELEIIALSHSVTQSQNYAVVLGETEGNRRLPIVIGGYEAQAIAVVLERMTPNRPLTHDLFKNALSSFGIEVKEILINNLLDGIFFSQLICEKEGEIIKIDSRTSDALALAVRFSCPIYTYEFIMDSAGVVLEESEEEAQKPVSKKDKPQKLFSSYSTEELNKMLSKVLEEENYEKAAHIRDELNKRK; from the coding sequence ATGTCTAGCCAGGATCATAAACTGATTGAATTAGAAATTATAGCTCTTTCCCATAGTGTTACGCAGTCGCAAAATTATGCGGTGGTTTTAGGTGAAACGGAGGGAAACAGGCGATTGCCAATTGTGATTGGAGGCTATGAAGCTCAAGCTATTGCAGTAGTATTAGAGCGAATGACTCCAAACAGGCCCTTGACGCACGATCTATTTAAAAATGCACTTTCTTCATTTGGGATTGAAGTCAAAGAAATTTTAATTAATAATTTATTAGATGGAATCTTTTTCTCCCAATTGATTTGTGAAAAAGAAGGTGAAATCATTAAAATTGATTCAAGAACATCTGATGCATTGGCGCTTGCCGTTCGTTTTAGTTGTCCAATTTATACCTATGAATTTATCATGGATTCTGCAGGGGTGGTTTTAGAAGAATCAGAAGAAGAAGCTCAAAAGCCTGTGTCAAAAAAAGATAAACCTCAAAAATTGTTTAGCAGTTACAGTACCGAGGAATTAAATAAAATGCTTAGCAAGGTATTGGAAGAAGAGAATTATGAAAAAGCAGCCCACATCAGGGATGAATTAAATAAGCGCAAGTAA
- a CDS encoding threonine aldolase, which produces MESIRRINLISDTVTLPSKGMLESMMNAKLGDDVFQEDPTVIQLEKKLASMFAQEAGLFCPSGTMANQIAIKSHTQPLDEMICEINSHVFQYEVSGYAFHSGIAVNPIVTESGNLTPELISQAIKPSKDWLPNTSLVVLENTGNRTGGTLYSLSEMIKLSDCCKLNNLKLHLDGARIFNAIIEGGYSSEEIGPLFDSVSICLSKGLGAPVGTVLLGNQSWIQKCRKVRKVMGGGMRQSGILAAAGLYALEHNVSRLKTDHIHAKQIESCLLNLTYVTKVKPVYTNIIIFDLIPTMTPDDFINQLNQYGINASAFGKHSIRFVTHLDINESMIREVIDVLNTKIK; this is translated from the coding sequence ATGGAATCAATCCGAAGAATCAATTTAATAAGTGATACCGTTACCTTACCCTCTAAAGGTATGTTGGAATCAATGATGAATGCAAAATTAGGGGATGATGTTTTTCAAGAGGATCCAACGGTCATACAATTGGAAAAAAAACTTGCATCCATGTTTGCACAAGAAGCAGGTTTGTTTTGTCCATCAGGAACTATGGCCAATCAAATAGCCATTAAATCTCATACCCAACCACTCGATGAGATGATTTGTGAAATCAATAGCCATGTATTCCAATACGAAGTTTCCGGATATGCTTTTCACAGTGGGATTGCTGTAAATCCAATAGTAACTGAATCCGGTAATCTAACTCCTGAATTGATTTCACAGGCAATAAAACCCTCAAAAGACTGGCTGCCTAATACCTCATTGGTTGTTTTAGAAAATACTGGCAATCGGACTGGAGGAACCTTGTATTCGCTCTCGGAAATGATTAAATTATCCGATTGTTGTAAATTAAACAATCTAAAACTGCATTTAGATGGTGCACGTATCTTTAATGCAATCATTGAAGGTGGCTATTCAAGTGAAGAAATCGGCCCTTTATTTGATTCTGTTTCCATTTGCCTTTCTAAAGGACTTGGTGCTCCAGTAGGCACAGTACTTTTAGGTAATCAATCGTGGATTCAAAAATGCAGAAAAGTACGTAAAGTTATGGGTGGAGGCATGCGACAATCTGGAATTTTGGCTGCAGCGGGTTTGTACGCATTGGAACACAATGTAAGTCGATTAAAAACAGATCATATTCATGCCAAACAAATCGAATCTTGTTTATTAAACCTGACTTACGTTACTAAAGTTAAACCTGTTTACACCAACATCATCATATTTGATTTGATACCAACGATGACTCCCGATGATTTTATAAATCAACTTAATCAATACGGAATCAATGCAAGTGCATTTGGAAAACACTCCATTCGATTTGTTACTCATTTGGATATTAATGAATCCATGATACGTGAAGTTATCGATGTATTGAATACTAAAATTAAATAA